A part of Halobaculum sp. MBLA0143 genomic DNA contains:
- a CDS encoding DUF4149 domain-containing protein encodes METLASLARLVAGLAFGLWLGATLALSFLAVPRSFDLLARESAREVLADLFPRQYQFGFASSAVGTLAVVTVGLLDGFDTFVVVSVLAGLVAVAAAGYASVRLAPAFAEEAADERHHRQSVLVDALGLLGGGVAFVGLYF; translated from the coding sequence ATGGAGACGCTGGCCTCGCTCGCGCGACTGGTCGCCGGGCTCGCCTTCGGGCTCTGGCTCGGCGCGACGCTCGCTCTCTCGTTTCTCGCGGTGCCGCGGTCGTTCGACCTCCTCGCCCGCGAGTCCGCCCGAGAGGTGCTAGCGGATCTGTTTCCGCGACAGTACCAGTTCGGCTTCGCGTCGAGCGCCGTCGGCACGCTCGCGGTCGTCACCGTCGGTCTGTTGGACGGGTTCGACACGTTCGTCGTGGTCTCCGTCCTCGCGGGGCTCGTCGCCGTCGCCGCCGCCGGCTACGCCAGCGTCCGGCTCGCCCCGGCGTTCGCCGAGGAAGCGGCCGACGAACGCCACCACCGCCAGTCCGTGCTCGTCGACGCGCTCGGGCTGCTGGGCGGCGGGGTGGCGTTCGTCGGGCTCTACTTCTGA
- a CDS encoding conditioned medium-induced protein 4 gives MDEKTAELRDIFVETTGEESVTEDQSADRGSLLDDPDDDRVRAVLATLREETAVETDLPLDAHERVVRLFFEGLSDAEIATELDCSAEAVFRARLDAHLVAPSDRETTLDRDRLRRLVREEISLAERAAAVDADETTVTCQSAVIEAEIASTRHNHRFRDELATLLSDAPLADKLASGAREDGLREATEDIETDVQL, from the coding sequence ATGGACGAGAAGACGGCCGAACTCCGGGATATCTTCGTCGAGACGACGGGTGAAGAGAGCGTCACGGAAGACCAGTCGGCCGACCGTGGCTCGTTGCTGGACGACCCGGACGACGACCGCGTCCGGGCGGTCCTGGCGACGCTCCGCGAGGAGACGGCCGTCGAGACGGACCTGCCGCTGGACGCTCACGAACGGGTCGTGCGGCTGTTCTTCGAGGGGCTGTCGGACGCGGAGATCGCCACCGAACTCGACTGTTCGGCGGAGGCGGTGTTCCGGGCCCGGTTGGACGCTCACCTCGTGGCGCCTTCGGACCGCGAGACCACGCTCGACCGGGACAGACTCCGTCGGCTCGTCCGCGAAGAGATCTCGCTCGCCGAGCGGGCGGCGGCCGTCGACGCCGACGAGACGACCGTCACATGCCAGTCGGCGGTGATCGAGGCGGAGATAGCGTCCACGCGGCACAACCACCGGTTCCGCGACGAGTTGGCGACGCTGCTGTCCGACGCGCCGCTGGCGGACAAGCTCGCGTCGGGTGCCCGCGAGGACGGACTCCGCGAGGCGACCGAAGACATAGAGACGGACGTTCAGCTGTAG
- a CDS encoding NusA-like transcription termination signal-binding factor encodes MRIELTDEARRYASRFADVTGVTPNDCLVREDGDRLVVVVPAGQKGEAVGPAGATVARAEELLSTEIDVVEDAETAAAFVANALAPAAVRGVTVSSQGVAFAEVRPADRGVAIGEDGRTIEMARELVARHHDVDDVELA; translated from the coding sequence ATGCGCATCGAACTCACCGACGAGGCCCGACGGTACGCGAGCCGCTTCGCCGACGTGACCGGCGTGACGCCGAACGACTGTCTCGTCCGCGAGGACGGCGACCGACTGGTGGTAGTCGTCCCGGCCGGACAGAAGGGCGAGGCGGTCGGCCCGGCGGGTGCGACCGTCGCCCGGGCGGAGGAGCTGCTGTCGACGGAGATCGACGTGGTGGAAGACGCCGAGACGGCGGCGGCGTTCGTCGCCAACGCGCTGGCGCCCGCGGCAGTCCGGGGCGTCACCGTCTCCAGCCAGGGGGTGGCGTTCGCGGAGGTACGACCGGCAGACCGTGGCGTCGCCATCGGCGAGGACGGCCGGACCATCGAGATGGCCAGAGAGCTCGTCGCGCGTCACCACGACGTGGACGACGTGGAGTTGGCGTGA
- a CDS encoding heterodisulfide reductase-related iron-sulfur binding cluster, whose translation MPAEQVTRETFWTIGPLGKAVFYYLAATAILLFAYGTYGRFARYRRGADDWFPRLDDLPKRVTTAASIVASNRNQFDRDLYAGVMHSFIVWGFLTLLIGTTILGIDIDFYRLVTGESFFVGDFYLSYSFVMDAMGLLFVVGVGMAIYRRYAEREGRLWGKHTSLEDDAFVWTLFVLGVGGYVLEAFRIVGSAEFAAYEQVSFVGFFLAGVFAELGVGPGLAETLYHWTWWSHSLLAFGFIALIPFAKPFHMLSSFANVVTRDEKAGVRLPGVPDDADPQEIGYGDIDDFSWRHLLDQDACTKCGRCSSACPAKASGRDLDPRDVILDLKQYRQDLDAGRTEEVEIVADGGDSVVDAESMNACMSCMACMDACPVDIEHVSEFTQMNRRLTETGQMEPEIQDAMMNVFQNGNTFGDPARNRPDWTDDLNFEVPDAREQSVEFLWYVGEYPSYDEQNQRVARSLARLFERAGISYGILYEDEQHDGNDVRRVGEEGLFEMLVEDNTEAFSKCEFETVVTTDPHSMNTFRNEYPAVSEFDDPVFHYTEVIEDLVDDGRLGLSGSELDYTATYHDPCHLGRMNDVYEAPRELIRATGVDLHEMPRNRSDSFCCGGGGGGLWTDNDQHTKPSEERLREALEDTDAGDAVEKFVVACPMCGTMYEDGRKTGDYEDDIEIVDIAELLCEALEQNGAVVANDATGDSSAAAD comes from the coding sequence ATGCCAGCGGAACAGGTGACACGCGAGACGTTCTGGACGATCGGCCCGTTGGGCAAGGCCGTCTTCTACTACCTCGCGGCGACTGCGATCCTGTTGTTCGCCTACGGGACCTACGGCCGGTTCGCGCGCTACCGACGGGGTGCCGACGACTGGTTCCCGCGTCTAGACGACCTCCCGAAGCGGGTGACGACGGCTGCGAGCATCGTGGCCTCGAACCGCAACCAGTTCGACCGCGACCTGTACGCGGGCGTGATGCACTCGTTCATCGTCTGGGGGTTCCTCACCCTGTTGATCGGGACGACGATCCTCGGGATCGACATCGACTTCTACCGGCTCGTCACGGGTGAGTCCTTCTTCGTCGGCGACTTCTACCTCTCGTACTCCTTCGTGATGGACGCGATGGGACTGTTGTTCGTCGTCGGTGTCGGGATGGCAATCTACCGCCGGTACGCCGAACGCGAAGGACGGCTCTGGGGGAAACACACCTCGCTGGAGGACGACGCCTTCGTCTGGACGTTGTTCGTCCTCGGCGTGGGCGGCTACGTGCTGGAGGCGTTCCGGATCGTCGGCTCCGCGGAGTTCGCCGCCTACGAGCAGGTGTCGTTCGTCGGCTTCTTCCTGGCGGGAGTCTTCGCCGAGCTGGGCGTCGGGCCGGGGCTCGCGGAGACGCTGTACCACTGGACGTGGTGGAGCCACTCGTTGCTCGCCTTCGGCTTCATCGCCCTGATTCCGTTCGCCAAGCCGTTCCACATGCTGTCGTCGTTCGCGAACGTCGTCACCCGCGACGAGAAGGCGGGGGTCCGTCTGCCGGGCGTCCCGGACGACGCCGACCCCCAGGAGATCGGCTACGGCGACATCGACGACTTCTCCTGGCGACACCTGCTCGACCAGGACGCCTGCACGAAGTGTGGCCGGTGTTCGTCCGCCTGTCCGGCCAAGGCCTCCGGTCGTGACCTCGACCCGCGGGACGTGATCCTCGACCTGAAACAGTACCGACAGGACCTGGACGCCGGCCGGACGGAGGAGGTGGAGATCGTCGCCGACGGCGGCGACAGCGTCGTCGACGCGGAGTCGATGAACGCGTGTATGTCCTGTATGGCGTGTATGGACGCCTGTCCGGTGGACATCGAACACGTCTCGGAGTTCACACAGATGAACCGCCGGCTGACGGAGACTGGCCAGATGGAGCCGGAGATCCAGGACGCGATGATGAACGTGTTCCAGAACGGCAACACGTTCGGCGACCCCGCCCGCAACCGGCCGGACTGGACGGACGACCTCAACTTCGAGGTGCCGGACGCCCGCGAACAGTCCGTCGAGTTCCTCTGGTACGTCGGGGAGTACCCCAGCTACGACGAGCAGAATCAACGGGTCGCCCGGTCGCTGGCCCGGCTGTTCGAGCGCGCCGGCATCAGTTACGGTATCCTCTACGAGGACGAACAACACGACGGCAACGACGTGCGTCGGGTCGGCGAGGAGGGGTTGTTCGAGATGCTCGTCGAGGACAACACCGAGGCGTTCTCGAAGTGCGAGTTCGAGACGGTGGTGACGACCGACCCACACTCGATGAACACGTTCCGCAACGAGTACCCCGCCGTCTCGGAGTTCGACGACCCCGTGTTCCACTACACTGAGGTGATCGAGGACCTCGTCGACGACGGCCGGCTCGGCCTCTCCGGGTCGGAGTTGGACTACACCGCCACCTACCACGACCCGTGTCACCTCGGCCGGATGAACGACGTGTACGAGGCCCCGCGGGAGCTGATCCGGGCGACCGGTGTCGACCTCCACGAGATGCCGCGCAACCGCTCGGACTCCTTCTGTTGTGGCGGCGGCGGCGGCGGGCTCTGGACGGACAACGACCAACACACCAAGCCCAGCGAGGAACGCCTCCGCGAGGCCCTGGAGGACACGGACGCCGGCGACGCCGTCGAGAAGTTCGTCGTCGCCTGCCCGATGTGCGGGACGATGTACGAGGACGGCCGCAAGACCGGGGACTACGAGGACGACATCGAGATCGTCGACATCGCGGAACTGCTGTGTGAGGCGCTCGAACAGAACGGAGCCGTCGTCGCCAATGACGCGACGGGCGACTCCTCTGCGGCCGCCGACTGA
- a CDS encoding universal stress protein: protein MSIESAVIAVGRDEGDRTRRLAEIGVELADAGAELTIVHAFRTQEAADETAAQLGYTDGSTSDLAQRLDSVRAVRRALESSGVSVAVDGRVGDPGSVVATVAEELAANRVVVGGRDRSPTGKAVFGSTAQDVLLSAPCPVTFVRRED, encoded by the coding sequence ATGAGCATCGAGTCGGCAGTGATCGCGGTGGGGCGAGACGAGGGCGACAGAACACGGCGGCTGGCGGAGATCGGCGTCGAACTGGCAGACGCCGGCGCGGAGCTGACGATCGTCCACGCCTTCCGAACACAGGAGGCGGCAGACGAGACCGCGGCGCAGTTGGGCTACACGGACGGGTCGACGAGCGACCTGGCACAGCGGCTCGACTCCGTCCGGGCGGTCAGACGCGCCCTGGAGTCGTCCGGCGTGAGCGTCGCCGTGGACGGTCGGGTGGGGGATCCGGGCAGCGTCGTCGCCACGGTCGCCGAGGAGCTGGCCGCCAATCGAGTCGTCGTCGGCGGCCGCGACCGCTCGCCGACCGGGAAGGCCGTCTTCGGGTCGACCGCACAGGACGTACTCCTGTCTGCCCCGTGTCCCGTGACGTTCGTCCGGCGCGAGGACTGA
- a CDS encoding AbrB/MazE/SpoVT family DNA-binding domain-containing protein: MTSQQTSTANSGTQPDGDGWVRGSYTMRGSDSSSDGVNGTIVTGAEMREEAGVAPGEEAELYVVNSGSAVRTVRSFHNTGNTVTIPLEVRQKLSLSEGDEIEFWVRDHDDDDTQAELQDPDVHSRPASDEDDVLYLLTNLDPMKYHLVLSQSPEVTMCGKSLGGAEFRVSEEEPGEILDRCLNCVLESDRPMRKDELVQWLADEVGFDNTTGSSGNLNKEQMRETVEHIRSLRGGDR; encoded by the coding sequence ATGACGAGTCAACAAACTTCGACGGCTAATTCTGGCACTCAGCCAGATGGAGATGGGTGGGTGAGAGGTAGCTACACGATGCGTGGAAGCGACTCTAGTTCTGACGGAGTCAATGGAACTATCGTCACTGGTGCAGAGATGAGAGAGGAGGCTGGCGTTGCCCCCGGCGAGGAGGCAGAACTGTACGTTGTAAACAGCGGAAGCGCCGTGAGGACTGTCAGAAGCTTCCACAACACGGGGAACACCGTCACCATCCCGCTTGAGGTGCGTCAGAAGCTTTCGCTGTCCGAGGGTGACGAGATCGAGTTCTGGGTCCGGGATCATGATGACGACGACACACAGGCGGAGCTGCAGGATCCCGACGTACACAGCAGACCAGCAAGCGATGAGGACGACGTACTCTACCTGCTGACTAATCTTGACCCGATGAAGTACCACCTTGTTCTCTCGCAATCCCCAGAGGTGACCATGTGTGGGAAATCACTCGGGGGAGCCGAGTTCCGCGTCAGCGAAGAAGAGCCCGGTGAGATCCTGGACAGGTGTCTCAACTGTGTGCTTGAGTCCGACCGACCGATGCGGAAGGACGAACTAGTCCAGTGGCTCGCCGACGAGGTCGGCTTCGACAACACGACAGGCTCGAGTGGGAACCTCAACAAGGAACAGATGAGAGAGACTGTGGAGCACATCCGCTCCCTCCGTGGAGGTGATAGATGA
- the rpoA2 gene encoding DNA-directed RNA polymerase subunit A'', with amino-acid sequence MSIPHDERVVVRRGGQTDVTAIGPLVDEVVASNESRTVDDHEVALAPDSLEVPSLRPDGTLTWKTVEEVSRHDAPAELLEFELASGRSVRATKAHSFVVERDDEIVPIRGDELEVGAELPVTGEFDSETDSVGLDAFETVATDGAGAVAVSETDEIRGDVDWDRITNIRTVETEYDYVYDFSVAGLETFTTAEGVVTHNTMNTFHFAGVAEMDVTQGLPRLIELVDARKEPDTPVMVVRLEGEYAENREKAHEVVWQIEATKILALGDVSTNVADMRVSVDLNEETLLERWPTHDDATEVAGMIAETIESNLGVETVQRGTVVQFGPDEPSYRELLQLVEQLREITFKGIEEVSRVVIRKEEAEDGGDEEFVLYTEGSAFSDALEIEGVDASRTTCNNIHEIYRTLGVEAARESIIDETMDTLEEQGLGDVNVRHLMLVADIMTNQGTVESIGRHGISGSKESVLARAAFEVTVNHLLDAAIQGEVDDLDGVIENVIAGKPVAIGTGDVDLRMGSTGDVTQPSADD; translated from the coding sequence ATGTCGATCCCGCACGACGAGCGTGTCGTCGTCCGTCGCGGCGGGCAGACCGACGTGACGGCAATCGGCCCGTTGGTCGACGAGGTCGTCGCGTCCAACGAGTCGCGCACGGTCGACGACCACGAGGTCGCGCTCGCGCCAGACTCGCTGGAAGTGCCGAGTCTCCGTCCTGACGGGACGCTGACTTGGAAGACGGTCGAAGAAGTAAGCCGCCACGACGCGCCGGCGGAACTGCTGGAGTTCGAACTGGCGTCCGGTCGGTCCGTCCGCGCGACGAAGGCGCACTCGTTCGTCGTCGAGCGTGACGACGAGATCGTCCCGATCCGCGGCGACGAACTCGAAGTCGGAGCCGAGCTTCCCGTCACAGGCGAGTTCGACTCCGAGACGGACTCTGTCGGTCTCGACGCCTTCGAGACGGTCGCCACAGATGGTGCGGGCGCGGTCGCGGTTTCCGAGACCGACGAGATCCGCGGCGATGTCGACTGGGACCGGATCACGAACATCCGCACGGTCGAGACGGAGTACGACTACGTCTACGACTTCTCCGTCGCCGGACTGGAGACGTTCACGACGGCCGAGGGTGTCGTGACCCACAACACGATGAACACGTTCCACTTCGCGGGCGTCGCGGAGATGGACGTGACCCAGGGGCTGCCCCGACTGATCGAGCTCGTGGACGCCCGGAAGGAGCCGGACACGCCGGTGATGGTGGTCCGGCTGGAGGGTGAGTACGCGGAAAACCGCGAGAAGGCCCACGAGGTCGTCTGGCAGATCGAGGCGACGAAGATCCTCGCACTGGGCGACGTGTCCACGAACGTCGCGGACATGCGGGTGTCCGTCGACCTGAACGAGGAGACGTTGTTGGAACGGTGGCCGACCCACGACGACGCGACGGAGGTCGCGGGGATGATCGCCGAGACGATCGAGTCGAACCTGGGCGTCGAGACGGTCCAGCGCGGCACGGTCGTCCAGTTCGGTCCGGACGAACCCAGCTACCGGGAACTGCTCCAGTTGGTCGAACAGCTCCGGGAGATCACGTTCAAGGGGATCGAAGAGGTCTCCCGCGTGGTCATCCGGAAGGAGGAGGCCGAAGACGGCGGCGACGAGGAGTTCGTCCTCTACACGGAGGGGTCGGCGTTCAGCGACGCGTTGGAGATCGAGGGCGTCGACGCCTCCCGGACGACGTGTAACAACATCCACGAGATCTACCGGACGCTGGGCGTGGAGGCTGCACGGGAGTCCATCATCGACGAGACGATGGACACCCTGGAAGAGCAGGGGCTGGGCGACGTGAACGTCCGCCACCTGATGCTCGTCGCGGACATCATGACGAACCAGGGGACGGTAGAGTCCATCGGTCGTCACGGGATCTCCGGGTCGAAGGAGTCCGTCCTCGCGCGGGCGGCGTTCGAGGTGACGGTCAACCACCTGCTCGACGCCGCGATCCAGGGCGAGGTGGACGACTTAGACGGCGTGATCGAGAACGTGATCGCCGGCAAGCCGGTCGCCATCGGCACCGGCGACGTCGACCTCCGGATGGGGTCGACCGGCGACGTAACACAGCCGTCGGCGGACGACTGA
- a CDS encoding 2-amino-3,7-dideoxy-D-threo-hept-6-ulosonate synthase — MNHAGHAARLDRISTDDRFLIVPMDHGITLGAVDGLKHIGDTIDAVTRGGADAVLTQKGIAPRVHPNANDAGYVVHLNASTAVGPDANDKRPTGSVEGAIRAGADAVSMHINVGSDYEREQMAFLAELTETAADYGVPTLAMAYARGANLEGDDPEHDAEYLGHAVRLAEEVGADVVKTGYSGDPDSFRHVCESTALPVVIAGGEPDGDRETLVAVRGAMDAGAAGVSMGRSIFQHDDPEAITRAVSAVVHDDADAEDALHLAELQG; from the coding sequence ATGAACCACGCTGGACACGCCGCACGACTCGACCGCATCTCCACGGACGATCGGTTCCTGATCGTCCCGATGGACCACGGGATCACCCTGGGTGCCGTCGACGGACTGAAACACATCGGCGACACGATCGACGCGGTGACACGCGGCGGCGCCGACGCCGTCCTCACGCAGAAGGGGATCGCGCCCCGCGTCCACCCCAACGCGAACGACGCCGGCTACGTCGTCCACCTCAACGCCTCCACCGCGGTCGGCCCGGACGCCAACGACAAACGGCCGACCGGCAGCGTGGAGGGGGCGATCCGGGCCGGCGCCGACGCCGTCTCCATGCACATCAACGTCGGCTCCGACTACGAGCGCGAACAGATGGCGTTCCTCGCGGAGCTGACGGAGACGGCCGCCGACTACGGGGTACCGACGCTGGCGATGGCGTACGCCCGCGGCGCCAACTTGGAGGGTGACGACCCAGAGCACGACGCCGAGTACCTCGGTCACGCCGTCCGACTGGCCGAGGAGGTGGGCGCAGACGTGGTGAAGACGGGTTACTCCGGTGACCCGGACAGCTTCCGGCACGTCTGTGAGTCGACGGCGCTCCCGGTCGTCATCGCCGGCGGAGAGCCGGACGGGGACCGCGAGACGCTGGTGGCCGTCCGGGGGGCGATGGACGCCGGCGCCGCCGGCGTGTCGATGGGGCGGTCGATCTTCCAGCACGACGACCCGGAGGCTATCACCCGCGCCGTCTCCGCCGTCGTCCACGACGACGCCGACGCCGAAGACGCGCTCCACCTCGCAGAGCTACAGGGCTGA